A stretch of Thermococcus bergensis DNA encodes these proteins:
- a CDS encoding IS982 family transposase (programmed frameshift), translating into MVVMNFQQEILIIKSEIYPIISKHYPKNTHREIISLYDLITFAILAHLHFNGVYKHAYRVLIEEMKLFPKIRYNKLTERLNRHEKLLLLAQEELFKKHAREYVRILDSKPIQTKELARKNRKDKEGSSEVISEKPAVGFVPSKKKFYYGYKLTCYSDGNLLALLSVDPANKHDVSVVREKFWVIVEEFSGCFLFLDKGYVSRELQEEFLKFGVVYTPVKRENQVSNLEEKKFYKYLSDFRRRIETLFSKFSEFLLRPSRSVSLRGLAVRILGAILAVNLDRLYNFTGGGN; encoded by the exons GTGGTTGTTATGAACTTTCAGCAGGAAATCCTGATCATAAAATCCGAAATCTATCCGATAATCAGCAAACACTACCCGAAAAACACTCACAGGGAAATAATCAGCCTCTACGACCTAATAACCTTCGCAATACTAGCACACTTGCACTTTAACGGAGTTTACAAGCACGCTTACAGAGTCCTAATCGAAGAAATGAAGCTGTTCCCCAAAATCAGGTACAACAAACTAACAGAACGCTTGAACAGGCACGAAAAACTCCTGCTCCTAGCGCAGGAAGAATTATTCAAAAAACACGCCAGAGAATACGTTAGAATACTGGACTCAAAGCCCATTCAGACCAAGGAGTTGGCCAGAAAAAACAGGAAGGATAAGGAGGGTTCTTCAGAAGTCATCTCTGAAAAGCCCGCAGTTGGGTTTGTTCCCTCTA AAAAAAAGTTTTACTATGGGTACAAGCTGACCTGTTACTCTGATGGAAATTTGCTGGCTTTGCTGTCCGTTGATCCGGCGAATAAGCATGATGTGAGTGTTGTCAGGGAAAAGTTCTGGGTGATTGTTGAGGAGTTTTCTGGCTGTTTTCTGTTTTTGGATAAGGGTTACGTTAGTAGAGAACTTCAGGAGGAATTCCTGAAGTTTGGCGTTGTTTACACGCCGGTGAAGCGGGAGAATCAGGTTAGTAATCTGGAGGAGAAGAAGTTTTACAAGTACTTGTCTGACTTTCGCAGGAGGATTGAGACTTTGTTTTCGAAGTTTTCTGAGTTTCTTCTGAGGCCGAGCAGGAGTGTTAGTTTGAGGGGGTTAGCTGTCAGGATTTTAGGGGCGATTCTGGCCGTGAATCTGGACAGATTATACAACTTCACAGGTGGTGGGAACTAG
- a CDS encoding Flp pilus assembly complex ATPase component TadA, with translation MGVYIFTPEDLLRYETITKDQLEVIKDAILKKGDILVVGTSRAGKTKLIEAMIHLIPDEWEIVVVTAYGEFKPFKKNIHVIDTEFNEKSTKQRTEEVIEEIKKLNPDYVVIDTLHTVDIPYLLDKIIDDYPLIISSLVLSRDLLEEIKHWLRIDDKTLARFELVIELYRDIKSGLRRVNAIYRVVQKDGKIELEKIA, from the coding sequence ATGGGCGTCTATATCTTTACCCCCGAAGATCTTTTGAGGTATGAAACCATAACCAAGGACCAGCTTGAAGTGATTAAAGATGCCATACTAAAGAAGGGAGATATTCTTGTTGTTGGGACAAGCAGAGCTGGTAAAACAAAGCTTATCGAGGCAATGATTCACCTGATTCCAGACGAATGGGAAATAGTGGTTGTTACTGCCTATGGCGAGTTTAAACCATTCAAGAAGAACATCCATGTGATAGACACTGAGTTCAATGAGAAGAGCACCAAGCAGAGAACTGAGGAAGTTATAGAGGAAATCAAGAAGCTTAATCCAGATTACGTCGTTATAGACACCCTCCATACGGTCGACATTCCCTATCTATTGGACAAAATAATCGATGATTATCCACTTATAATTTCCTCCCTTGTTCTATCGAGGGACTTACTTGAGGAAATAAAACACTGGCTTAGAATAGACGACAAGACCCTTGCGAGGTTTGAGCTGGTTATTGAGTTGTATAGAGACATAAAGAGCGGCCTTAGAAGAGTGAACGCAATATACAGAGTTGTTCAAAAAGATGGAAAAATAGAGCTGGAAAAGATCGCTTAA
- a CDS encoding pyridoxal-phosphate-dependent aminotransferase family protein codes for MQFEDAYKEVYEIVKPKYKLFTAGPVACFPEVLEIMKVQMFSHRSKEYKQMHVDTVERLKKFLEVEKGEVLLFPSSGTGVMEASIRNGVSKGGKVLVTIIGAFGKRYKQVVETNGRKAVTLEYEPGKAVKPEDLDEALKKNPDVEAVTITYNETSTGVLNPLPELAKVAKEHDKLVFVDAVSAMGGADIKFTKWGIDVVFGSSQKAFGVPPGLAVGAFSEEFIEIAHKMEERGWYFDIPRYIKVQKEKQGPPSTPAMPQEFGLNVVLRIIEKMGGKEKWLEMYRKRSEMIRNGVREIGLDILAEPGYESPTITAVLTPEGIKGDQVYNAMRERGFELAKGYGEGIKEKTFRIGNMGYMTFEDIEEMLQNLKEVIEELKAKV; via the coding sequence ATGCAGTTTGAAGATGCCTATAAAGAGGTTTACGAAATAGTAAAGCCAAAATACAAACTCTTTACTGCAGGGCCAGTTGCCTGCTTCCCTGAAGTTCTTGAAATAATGAAGGTTCAAATGTTCAGCCACAGATCTAAGGAATACAAACAAATGCACGTCGATACAGTTGAAAGGCTCAAGAAGTTCCTCGAAGTTGAGAAGGGGGAAGTTCTTCTCTTCCCAAGCTCTGGAACTGGAGTAATGGAAGCAAGCATAAGAAACGGTGTTTCTAAGGGTGGAAAAGTCCTTGTGACAATAATTGGTGCTTTCGGAAAGAGGTACAAGCAGGTTGTAGAGACCAACGGAAGAAAAGCTGTAACCCTAGAATACGAGCCCGGAAAGGCTGTCAAGCCAGAAGACCTCGACGAGGCTTTAAAGAAAAACCCTGATGTTGAAGCCGTCACAATAACCTATAACGAAACCTCCACCGGTGTTCTTAACCCACTGCCAGAGTTGGCTAAAGTAGCAAAAGAGCACGATAAGCTTGTTTTCGTTGACGCTGTTAGCGCAATGGGTGGAGCTGACATAAAGTTCACCAAGTGGGGAATCGATGTCGTCTTTGGAAGTTCCCAAAAAGCCTTTGGTGTGCCTCCGGGATTAGCCGTTGGAGCCTTCAGCGAGGAATTTATTGAAATAGCCCACAAAATGGAAGAGAGAGGATGGTATTTTGACATTCCAAGATATATAAAAGTGCAGAAGGAAAAGCAGGGCCCACCCTCGACCCCAGCAATGCCTCAGGAGTTTGGCTTAAACGTCGTGCTTAGAATAATCGAGAAGATGGGCGGAAAAGAGAAGTGGCTCGAAATGTACAGAAAGAGAAGCGAGATGATAAGAAACGGAGTTAGGGAAATTGGTCTCGATATTCTGGCAGAACCCGGCTACGAAAGCCCAACAATAACAGCTGTGCTTACTCCAGAGGGCATAAAGGGTGATCAGGTATACAATGCAATGCGTGAGAGAGGATTCGAGCTTGCCAAGGGCTACGGTGAGGGCATAAAGGAGAAGACCTTCAGAATTGGAAACATGGGCTATATGACCTTTGAGGACATTGAGGAGATGCTCCAGAACTTAAAAGAAGTAATAGAAGAATTGAAGGCAAAGGTTTAA
- a CDS encoding DUF2391 family protein, with product METELKKLNENMTKLSRQVDEIQEELDRKNRPDKLGWDDVVQEIIGAITFSIPFLFTEEIWEIAKTIEIWRTLAIFLMTLFVAYLFISKSKLSNIEKEEWHRIPKRLLTVTTVSYMTSVLLIYIYGINNIANLSLGQYISATIIVSTFAVIGAIAVDLVK from the coding sequence ATGGAAACTGAACTTAAAAAGCTAAATGAGAATATGACAAAGCTCTCCAGACAGGTAGATGAGATACAGGAGGAATTAGATAGAAAAAATCGGCCTGACAAACTCGGATGGGATGACGTGGTTCAAGAGATTATTGGTGCTATAACGTTTTCCATCCCGTTCCTTTTCACAGAGGAAATTTGGGAAATAGCCAAGACAATAGAGATATGGCGAACACTTGCCATTTTTTTAATGACGCTCTTCGTGGCTTACCTGTTTATCTCAAAATCCAAGCTGTCGAACATAGAAAAAGAAGAGTGGCACCGCATACCCAAAAGGTTACTCACGGTCACGACAGTCTCCTATATGACCTCTGTTCTCCTGATATACATTTACGGCATAAACAACATCGCCAACCTTTCTCTGGGGCAGTACATCAGTGCCACGATCATTGTAAGTACTTTTGCCGTTATTGGGGCGATAGCGGTTGACCTTGTAAAGTGA